The region tttttatttgccagAATCtattaacataaaataaaaaataaaaaatatgataataaataaagaaaatgtactACAGTTCATTACAACTATAATATAGAGAGCTATAAATAACTATATTGGCCACTGACCACATATGACCTGCTTTCACCGGCATGTACTGTAATAGTTACACAGCAAAACATTCAAACAAGGACAATGAAAGCTTATATCATGTTGAATTCAAGGGCGAATAactttaaagtttttatgatcCAAGCCCTCGATTTTCCTCTCATTTTTGAACTCTGCTTTGATGATTTGTGACTGTGGACTGCCCGTAGTTTTGAGCCACTCCTGCATCCATTTGACCTTGGAGCTTGGACCTTGGACTTGCCCCTGCACCGTCCCAGTCTTAGTGTTCTGCACCCAGCCAACCAACCCTAATTTCTTCCCCTCTGCCTGGAAAACATTAGCACACACATGTATTGTATGCTCATACAATTGCATGAATGTGTATGAAGAAAGAATGTAAAAGAAAGCTCCATCCTAAAAATCAATAGTTTGAGAAAATCCCATGTTATTCTGCACTTCTTTCAAACTTTCTCAAGACTATTGGTTCTCAGATTGTACCGAGTGATtatgtatttcattacattacgtaTGCCAggcattcattaattaatttgggTTTTTAAAACAACTTTATTATACATAATGTCATAGTACACAAATAAAGAGACAAATTACATGACATATCcctctacacaaacacaaccttATCATTATATATCTATTTCCCTCCATTTTAATTAACTGTGATCAAAGTTCTCTTCCTTCTTAAAAGACATTACAGtttctttaaaaacaatatCACTCTTTATAAAAATATTACCAGTTGTTATTTTACATCAAGTACAGTGGTACAAGTACAAAAGtagtttattgttttttgtcaGTAACATTCATTATAGAATAATTATTGTGATTTCCACATCATGTAGAATACATTTTTCCGACCACATGTGAAGTGAAGCCCAATTCTTTTTAATTTAGCCCCTACTAACTTGCTATCCTTTGAGCGATTGCAATCAACTAATAGATAtccaattgtttatttttccaaacaCTCTGGCTGGCACTGAAATACCACATGAAATGCCACAGCTAATAGgctatactttattataatgtaATCAAAAGATTCCACTGTTGAATGACATTACCTGAGTGTATTTTCGAAAAAAGACACCCTGCACTCTCCCAAATATTTCATAATCCACTGAAATTATATCTTCTTTATCAGACATCGCTGAGGTCTGAACAGAGCAAAGTCAAAACATAGAATTAGTAACAGGACTCTGAAACAAACCAGCCAAAGACT is a window of Conger conger chromosome 1, fConCon1.1, whole genome shotgun sequence DNA encoding:
- the acyp1 gene encoding acylphosphatase-1 yields the protein MSDKEDIISVDYEIFGRVQGVFFRKYTQAEGKKLGLVGWVQNTKTGTVQGQVQGPSSKVKWMQEWLKTTGSPQSQIIKAEFKNERKIEGLDHKNFKVIRP